Proteins encoded in a region of the Syngnathus typhle isolate RoL2023-S1 ecotype Sweden linkage group LG20, RoL_Styp_1.0, whole genome shotgun sequence genome:
- the LOC133144148 gene encoding sodium bicarbonate cotransporter 3-like isoform X3, whose protein sequence is MDESSEQTRPFLRTGLDEEAIVDHGKSSFTIQTNYEKDDLESHRAVYVGVHVPIGRENKRRHRHRGHRHHRKRRDKDSDDGKEDDRESPPYDTPSQRVQFILGTEDDDLEHVPHDLFTELDELSFRAGSATEWRETARWLKFEEDVEDGGERWSKPYVATLSLHSLFELRSCILNGTVMLDMRANSIEEIADMVIDSMVASGQLKEDLRAKVREAMLKKHHHQNERKLSNRIPLVRSIADIGKKHSDPFLLERNGEGLSSSRLSLHKPGAGSSASNLPQRRESRISVLLNHLLPSSSSNTGPRPPGTPQSTPASFRRASPSPPRNFGPGSIPEVVVSPPKDDEPPKWAEEEAAAAAPLPQLSRQSSCASQGSEQLPLEGPLVHPHSVPNYLDSEKAVERRPSKVGVDMNFMKKIPPGAEASNVLVGEVDFLEKPIIAFVRLSPAVLITGLTEVPVPTRFLFLLLGPHGKGPQYHEIGRSMATLMTDEIFHDVAYKAKDRTDILSGIDEFLDQVTVLPPGEWDPTIRIEPPKNVPSQLKRKRPSHPNGTASPAGELEKEEDHHVGPELQRTGRIFGGLILDIKRKAPFYWSDVRDSFSLQCLASVLFLYCACMSPVITFGGLLGEATKGNISAIESLFGASMTGVAYSLFSGQPLTILGSTGPVLVFEKILFKFCVDYGLSYLSLRTSIGLWTAFLCLVLVATDASSLVCYITRFTEEAFAALICIIFIYEALEKLFHLGEHYPVNSHNILENLTSYSCQCSPPANASAQLLKKWNQTGYSPDSVPWSSLNVSMCKMLNGEFVGTACGSHGPYIPDVLFWSIILFFTTFFLSAFLKQFKTERYFPTKVRSTISDFAVFITIMVMVLVDYLMGIPSPKLNVPDRFEPTSKNRGWLMDPLGDNPWWTLLVAALPALLCTILIFMDQQITAVIINRKEHKLKKGCGYHLDLLVVAVMLGLCSIMGLPWFVAATVLSISHVNSLKVESGCSAPGEQPKFLGIREQRVTGFMIFVLMGCSVFMTSALKFIPMPVLYGVFLYMGASSLKGIQFFDRIKLFGMPAKHQPDLIYLRYVPLWKVHIFTLVQLTCLVLLWIIKASAAAVVFPMMVLALVFIRKLLDFFFTERELSWLDDLMPESKKKKEDDKKKKARAKLEAESRLQKEEQLGLQVSYEGSNLLNIPEKSLSGSREKAACVRVDVSPDTPGESSTAETFL, encoded by the exons ATGGACGAATCATCGGAACAAACACGGCCCTTCTTGAGAACC GGTCTGGATGAGGAGGCAATCGTTGACCACGGAAAGAGCAGCTTCACCATTCAAACCAACTATGAAAAGGACGACTTGGAAA GCCACAGAGCAGTGTACGTAGGCGTTCATGTTCCTATCGGAAGGGAGAACAAGCGGAGGCACCGTCACAGAGGACACAGGCACCACAGAAAGAGAAGGGATAAAGACTCTGATGACGGCAAAGAGGATGACAGAGAATCTCCCCCCTACG ACACTCCGTCCCAGCGGGTTCAATTCATTCTGGGCACGGAAGATGACGACTTGGAGCACGTCCCCCACGACCTCTTCACCGAGTTGGACGAGCTATCCTTCCGAGCTGGCAGTGCCACAGAATGGAGGGAAACTGCCAG GTGGCTTAAGTTTGAAGAGGATGTGGAAGACGGAGGAGAAAGATGGAGCAAGCCTTACGTGGCCACTTTGTCACTGCACAGTTTATTTGAACTGCGTAGCTGCATCCTCAACGGCACAGTCATGCTGGATATGAGGGCCAACAGTATCGAGGAAATTGCAG ACATGGTGATCGATAGCATGGTGGCGTCGGGCCAGCTCAAGGAGGACCTGCGGGCCAAGGTGCGTGAGGCTATGCTGAAGAAGCACCACCATCAGAACGAGAGAAAGCTCAGTAACCGCATCCCTTTGGTGCGCTCCATCGCTGACATAGGCAAGAAACATTCTGACCCGTTCTTGCTCGAACGAAACG GAGAGGGCCTTTCCTCTTCGCGTCTGTCCCTCCACAAGCCAGGAGCTGGCTCTTCTGCCTCCAACCTGCCGCAGAGACGAGAGTCCCGAATTTCCGTCCTACTCAACCACCTCCTCCCGTCCTCTTCCTCCAACACGGGGCCCCGCCCCCCGGGCACCCCTCAAAGTACCCCCGCGTCCTTTCGCCGTGCCTCCCCGAGCCCCCCGCGCAACTTTGGCCCTGGTAGCATCCCAGAAGTGGTGGTATCTCCGCCCAAGGATGACGAGCCGCCAAAgtgggcagaggaagaggcggcggcggcggcgccattGCCCCAGTTGAGCCGGCAATCTTCCTGTGCGTCCCAGGGATCCGAGCAGCTGCCCTTAGAAG GACCACTTGTTCATCCCCACTCGGTCCCCAACTACCTGGACAGCGAGAAAGCGGTGGAGAGGCGGCCTTCCAAAGTAGGG GTGGATATGAATTTCATGAAGAAGATTCCTCCTGGTGCTGAAGCCTCCAATGTTTTGGTGGGAGAAGTTGATTTCTTGGAGAAACCTATCATCGCCTTTGTTCGGCTCTCCCCTGCGGTTCTTATCACCGGCCTCACCGAGGTTCCCGTGCCCACGAG GTTTCTCTTCCTGCTTTTGGGTCCTCACGGAAAGGGTCCTCAGTACCATGAAATCGGAAGATCTATGGCCACGCTGATGACAGACGAG ATCTTCCACGATGTGGCGTACAAGGCCAAAGACCGTACGGATATCCTGTCTGGGATTGATGAGTTTCTTGATCAAGTGACGGTCCTCCCTCCTGGAGAGTGGGATCCCACCATCCGAATTGAACCCCCGAAAAATGTCCCATCCCAG ctcaagaggaagaggccaTCCCATCCAAACGGCACCGCGTCCCCAGCGGGAGAACTGGAAAAGGAAGAGGACCACCACGTGGGACCGGAGCTGCAGAGGACCGGAAG gataTTCGGTGGTCTGATACTGGACATCAAGCGGAAGGCCCCGTTTTACTGGAGTGACGTCCGAGACTCGTTCAGCTTGCAGTGTCTGGCCTCCGTTCTCTTCCTCTATTGTGCCTGCATGTCTCCCGTCATTACTTTTGGAGGTCTGCTCGGAGAGGCCACCAAAGGCAACATT AGTGCCATCGAGTCTCTTTTTGGGGCATCCATGACTGGAGTAGCTTATTCCCTCTTTTCTGGCCAACCCCTAACCATTCTCGGCAGCACAGGACCTGTTTTAGTATTTGAGAAGATCCTCTTTAAGTTCTGCGT CGATTACGGACTGTCCTACCTGTCGTTACGAACGAGTATTGGTCTGTGGACAGCTTTCCTATGTTTGGTCCTGGTTGCCACGGATGCCAGCTCCCTGGTCTGCTACATCACCCGCTTCACAGAGGAAGCCTTTGCAGCCCTCATCTGCATCATCTTCATCTACGAAGCTCTCGAGAAGCTATTCCACCTGGGAGAACATTATCCCGTCAACAGCCACAACATCTTGGAAAACCTCACGTCGTATTC GTGTCAGTGCTCTCCGCCAGCTAATGCCTCAGCTCAGCTCCTGAAGAAATGGAATCAGACTGGATACAGTCCAGACTCCGTACCCTGGAGTAGCCTCAATGTTTCG ATGTGTAAAATGCTCAACGGGGAGTTTGTGGGCACAGCCTGCGGCAGCCACGGGCCGTACATCCCCGATGTTCTCTTCTGGTCCATCATCCTCTTCTTCACCACATTCTTCCTCTCCGCCTTCCTCAAGCAGTTCAAAACGGAGCGATACTTCCCCACCAAG GTGCGATCCACAATTAGTGACTTTGCGGTGTTCATAACTATCATGGTCATGGTGTTGGTGGACTATTTAATGGGGATCCCTTCCCCGAAGCTGAACGTCCCTGATCGTTTTGAG CCTACTTCAAAGAACAGAGGCTGGCTGATGGATCCATTAGGAGACAACCCCTGGTGGACGCTGTTGGTGGCAGCGCTTCCTGCCCTGCTGTGCACAATCCTCATTTTTATGGATCAACAGATCACAGCGGTCATTATTAACCGCAAAGAGCACAAGCTCAAG AAAGGCTGCGGCTATCACCTGGACTTGCTGGTGGTGGCGGTCATGCTGGGCCTGTGCTCCATTATGGGCCTGCCCTGGTTCGTGGCGGCCACCGTCCTCTCCATCTCGCACGTGAACAGCCTCAAGGTGGAATCGGGCTGCTCGGCTCCCGGAGAGCAGCCAAAGTTTCTCGGTATCCGGGAGCAGCGGGTCACCGGATTCATGATCTTTGTCCTCATGGGCTGTTCGGTTTTCATGACATCTGCGCTCAAG TTCATCCCTATGCCAGTGCTGTATGGAGTCTTCCTCTACATGGGTGCCTCCTCTCTCAAAGGCATCCAA TTCTTTGACAGAATCAAGCTGTTTGGCATGCCCGCCAAGCACCAGCCCGATCTTATTTACTTGCGTTACGTGCCGCTGTGGAAGGTCCATATCTTCACCCTGGTGCAGCTCACCTGCCTGGTACTGCTTTGGATCATCAAGGCCTCTGCTGCAGCGGTGGTCTTCCCCATGATG GTTCTTGCGCTGGTCTTTATCCGAAAGCTTCTCGACTTCTTCTTCACCGAGCGAGAGTTGAGCTGGCTCGACGACTTGATGCcagagagcaagaagaaaaaagaggatgacaagaaaaagaaagcacGCGCAAAGCTG GAAGCGGAGTCTCGATTGCAGAAGGAAGAGCAACTGGGGCTGCAGGTCAGCTACGAAGGCTCCAATCTGCTAAACATCCCAGAAAAGTCCCTCTCGGGAAG CCGGGAGAAGGCGGCCTGCGTTAGAGTGGACGTCAGCCCGGACACACCGGGAGAGAGTTCCACCGCAGAGACCTTCCTGTGA
- the LOC133144148 gene encoding sodium bicarbonate cotransporter 3-like isoform X5 has protein sequence MDRQRQEKHALTGLDEEAIVDHGKSSFTIQTNYEKDDLESHRAVYVGVHVPIGRENKRRHRHRGHRHHRKRRDKDSDDGKEDDRESPPYDTPSQRVQFILGTEDDDLEHVPHDLFTELDELSFRAGSATEWRETARWLKFEEDVEDGGERWSKPYVATLSLHSLFELRSCILNGTVMLDMRANSIEEIADMVIDSMVASGQLKEDLRAKVREAMLKKHHHQNERKLSNRIPLVRSIADIGKKHSDPFLLERNGEGLSSSRLSLHKPGAGSSASNLPQRRESRISVLLNHLLPSSSSNTGPRPPGTPQSTPASFRRASPSPPRNFGPGSIPEVVVSPPKDDEPPKWAEEEAAAAAPLPQLSRQSSCASQGSEQLPLEGPLVHPHSVPNYLDSEKAVERRPSKVGVDMNFMKKIPPGAEASNVLVGEVDFLEKPIIAFVRLSPAVLITGLTEVPVPTRFLFLLLGPHGKGPQYHEIGRSMATLMTDEIFHDVAYKAKDRTDILSGIDEFLDQVTVLPPGEWDPTIRIEPPKNVPSQLKRKRPSHPNGTASPAGELEKEEDHHVGPELQRTGRIFGGLILDIKRKAPFYWSDVRDSFSLQCLASVLFLYCACMSPVITFGGLLGEATKGNISAIESLFGASMTGVAYSLFSGQPLTILGSTGPVLVFEKILFKFCVDYGLSYLSLRTSIGLWTAFLCLVLVATDASSLVCYITRFTEEAFAALICIIFIYEALEKLFHLGEHYPVNSHNILENLTSYSCQCSPPANASAQLLKKWNQTGYSPDSVPWSSLNVSMCKMLNGEFVGTACGSHGPYIPDVLFWSIILFFTTFFLSAFLKQFKTERYFPTKVRSTISDFAVFITIMVMVLVDYLMGIPSPKLNVPDRFEPTSKNRGWLMDPLGDNPWWTLLVAALPALLCTILIFMDQQITAVIINRKEHKLKKGCGYHLDLLVVAVMLGLCSIMGLPWFVAATVLSISHVNSLKVESGCSAPGEQPKFLGIREQRVTGFMIFVLMGCSVFMTSALKFIPMPVLYGVFLYMGASSLKGIQFFDRIKLFGMPAKHQPDLIYLRYVPLWKVHIFTLVQLTCLVLLWIIKASAAAVVFPMMVLALVFIRKLLDFFFTERELSWLDDLMPESKKKKEDDKKKKARAKLEAESRLQKEEQLGLQVSYEGSNLLNIPEKSLSGRSYRIGVVADHRLPQEEEPGEGGLR, from the exons ATGGACAGACAGAGGCAAGAAAAACATGCGCTAACG GGTCTGGATGAGGAGGCAATCGTTGACCACGGAAAGAGCAGCTTCACCATTCAAACCAACTATGAAAAGGACGACTTGGAAA GCCACAGAGCAGTGTACGTAGGCGTTCATGTTCCTATCGGAAGGGAGAACAAGCGGAGGCACCGTCACAGAGGACACAGGCACCACAGAAAGAGAAGGGATAAAGACTCTGATGACGGCAAAGAGGATGACAGAGAATCTCCCCCCTACG ACACTCCGTCCCAGCGGGTTCAATTCATTCTGGGCACGGAAGATGACGACTTGGAGCACGTCCCCCACGACCTCTTCACCGAGTTGGACGAGCTATCCTTCCGAGCTGGCAGTGCCACAGAATGGAGGGAAACTGCCAG GTGGCTTAAGTTTGAAGAGGATGTGGAAGACGGAGGAGAAAGATGGAGCAAGCCTTACGTGGCCACTTTGTCACTGCACAGTTTATTTGAACTGCGTAGCTGCATCCTCAACGGCACAGTCATGCTGGATATGAGGGCCAACAGTATCGAGGAAATTGCAG ACATGGTGATCGATAGCATGGTGGCGTCGGGCCAGCTCAAGGAGGACCTGCGGGCCAAGGTGCGTGAGGCTATGCTGAAGAAGCACCACCATCAGAACGAGAGAAAGCTCAGTAACCGCATCCCTTTGGTGCGCTCCATCGCTGACATAGGCAAGAAACATTCTGACCCGTTCTTGCTCGAACGAAACG GAGAGGGCCTTTCCTCTTCGCGTCTGTCCCTCCACAAGCCAGGAGCTGGCTCTTCTGCCTCCAACCTGCCGCAGAGACGAGAGTCCCGAATTTCCGTCCTACTCAACCACCTCCTCCCGTCCTCTTCCTCCAACACGGGGCCCCGCCCCCCGGGCACCCCTCAAAGTACCCCCGCGTCCTTTCGCCGTGCCTCCCCGAGCCCCCCGCGCAACTTTGGCCCTGGTAGCATCCCAGAAGTGGTGGTATCTCCGCCCAAGGATGACGAGCCGCCAAAgtgggcagaggaagaggcggcggcggcggcgccattGCCCCAGTTGAGCCGGCAATCTTCCTGTGCGTCCCAGGGATCCGAGCAGCTGCCCTTAGAAG GACCACTTGTTCATCCCCACTCGGTCCCCAACTACCTGGACAGCGAGAAAGCGGTGGAGAGGCGGCCTTCCAAAGTAGGG GTGGATATGAATTTCATGAAGAAGATTCCTCCTGGTGCTGAAGCCTCCAATGTTTTGGTGGGAGAAGTTGATTTCTTGGAGAAACCTATCATCGCCTTTGTTCGGCTCTCCCCTGCGGTTCTTATCACCGGCCTCACCGAGGTTCCCGTGCCCACGAG GTTTCTCTTCCTGCTTTTGGGTCCTCACGGAAAGGGTCCTCAGTACCATGAAATCGGAAGATCTATGGCCACGCTGATGACAGACGAG ATCTTCCACGATGTGGCGTACAAGGCCAAAGACCGTACGGATATCCTGTCTGGGATTGATGAGTTTCTTGATCAAGTGACGGTCCTCCCTCCTGGAGAGTGGGATCCCACCATCCGAATTGAACCCCCGAAAAATGTCCCATCCCAG ctcaagaggaagaggccaTCCCATCCAAACGGCACCGCGTCCCCAGCGGGAGAACTGGAAAAGGAAGAGGACCACCACGTGGGACCGGAGCTGCAGAGGACCGGAAG gataTTCGGTGGTCTGATACTGGACATCAAGCGGAAGGCCCCGTTTTACTGGAGTGACGTCCGAGACTCGTTCAGCTTGCAGTGTCTGGCCTCCGTTCTCTTCCTCTATTGTGCCTGCATGTCTCCCGTCATTACTTTTGGAGGTCTGCTCGGAGAGGCCACCAAAGGCAACATT AGTGCCATCGAGTCTCTTTTTGGGGCATCCATGACTGGAGTAGCTTATTCCCTCTTTTCTGGCCAACCCCTAACCATTCTCGGCAGCACAGGACCTGTTTTAGTATTTGAGAAGATCCTCTTTAAGTTCTGCGT CGATTACGGACTGTCCTACCTGTCGTTACGAACGAGTATTGGTCTGTGGACAGCTTTCCTATGTTTGGTCCTGGTTGCCACGGATGCCAGCTCCCTGGTCTGCTACATCACCCGCTTCACAGAGGAAGCCTTTGCAGCCCTCATCTGCATCATCTTCATCTACGAAGCTCTCGAGAAGCTATTCCACCTGGGAGAACATTATCCCGTCAACAGCCACAACATCTTGGAAAACCTCACGTCGTATTC GTGTCAGTGCTCTCCGCCAGCTAATGCCTCAGCTCAGCTCCTGAAGAAATGGAATCAGACTGGATACAGTCCAGACTCCGTACCCTGGAGTAGCCTCAATGTTTCG ATGTGTAAAATGCTCAACGGGGAGTTTGTGGGCACAGCCTGCGGCAGCCACGGGCCGTACATCCCCGATGTTCTCTTCTGGTCCATCATCCTCTTCTTCACCACATTCTTCCTCTCCGCCTTCCTCAAGCAGTTCAAAACGGAGCGATACTTCCCCACCAAG GTGCGATCCACAATTAGTGACTTTGCGGTGTTCATAACTATCATGGTCATGGTGTTGGTGGACTATTTAATGGGGATCCCTTCCCCGAAGCTGAACGTCCCTGATCGTTTTGAG CCTACTTCAAAGAACAGAGGCTGGCTGATGGATCCATTAGGAGACAACCCCTGGTGGACGCTGTTGGTGGCAGCGCTTCCTGCCCTGCTGTGCACAATCCTCATTTTTATGGATCAACAGATCACAGCGGTCATTATTAACCGCAAAGAGCACAAGCTCAAG AAAGGCTGCGGCTATCACCTGGACTTGCTGGTGGTGGCGGTCATGCTGGGCCTGTGCTCCATTATGGGCCTGCCCTGGTTCGTGGCGGCCACCGTCCTCTCCATCTCGCACGTGAACAGCCTCAAGGTGGAATCGGGCTGCTCGGCTCCCGGAGAGCAGCCAAAGTTTCTCGGTATCCGGGAGCAGCGGGTCACCGGATTCATGATCTTTGTCCTCATGGGCTGTTCGGTTTTCATGACATCTGCGCTCAAG TTCATCCCTATGCCAGTGCTGTATGGAGTCTTCCTCTACATGGGTGCCTCCTCTCTCAAAGGCATCCAA TTCTTTGACAGAATCAAGCTGTTTGGCATGCCCGCCAAGCACCAGCCCGATCTTATTTACTTGCGTTACGTGCCGCTGTGGAAGGTCCATATCTTCACCCTGGTGCAGCTCACCTGCCTGGTACTGCTTTGGATCATCAAGGCCTCTGCTGCAGCGGTGGTCTTCCCCATGATG GTTCTTGCGCTGGTCTTTATCCGAAAGCTTCTCGACTTCTTCTTCACCGAGCGAGAGTTGAGCTGGCTCGACGACTTGATGCcagagagcaagaagaaaaaagaggatgacaagaaaaagaaagcacGCGCAAAGCTG GAAGCGGAGTCTCGATTGCAGAAGGAAGAGCAACTGGGGCTGCAGGTCAGCTACGAAGGCTCCAATCTGCTAAACATCCCAGAAAAGTCCCTCTCGGGAAG ATCGTACAGAATAGGAGTAGTCGCCGACCACAGGCTCCCACAGGAAGAAGAG CCGGGAGAAGGCGGCCTGCGTTAG